The Pyxidicoccus sp. MSG2 DNA segment GGTGGCCTCCTCGGAGGAGACCGCCCGCTCGGCCAGCTTCGCCGCCAGCTCCAGCATCGTGAGGTCCGTGAGCTGCATTGACGTGGAGCCTCCGGGCTACTCGATGATTTTCGGCACGGCGAAGCTGGTGCCCGACTTCGCCGGGGCGTTGGCCAGGGACTTCTCCGGCGGCAGCGACGGCTTCATCACGTCCTCGCGTAGCAGCGAGGCCGCGAGCGTGGCGTGGGACGTGGGCTCCACGGCCTCCACGTCGAGCGACTGGAGCTGCGCCACCGCGTCCAGCACGGCGGACAGCTGCGTGGTGAAGCGCTGCTCCTCCTCCGGAGTCAGCGCCAGCCGCGCCAGCGTGGCCACGTGGCGCACCTGCTCGAGCGTGAGGGCCATGGACGCGTCCCCGCCAGTGCTACTTGTGCTTGAACAGGTTGAGGATGGCGCCCATCACCTTGCCGCTGCCCTCGTGGCCGTGGCGGTTGATGAGCTGGTCCAGCTCGCCCGCGTCCAGGAAGACGCCGTGGCAGTTGAAGCAGGTGTCGATTTCGACGTTGCCCTGCTTCAGCGTGTGCAGGTCCATGCCGCACTTGGGACACTTCATGTAGTGCAGCTGCTTGAGCTCCTCGCGCTGCTTCGCCGCGGTCTCCGCGGCCTGCTGGATGGCCAGCTTGCGCTTCTTCTCAATCTCCTCCCGGGCGAAGTACTCCTCCTCGGTGGAAGACGGCTTTTCGGTTCGGGCGTCAGCCATGGGGTGCTCCTTGGGCGAAGTCCAACCGTCCCGCGACGCGGCGCGTCCGGGCGGCGTTGATGGCGGCAACATACCCCCTCCGTGGAGGGGCGCAGCCGAAATGTAGGCGTCCCGTCAGCTGTCTTCCGCTCCCCTCTCACGACGCTCGGCGGACTGCTGGAAAATTGACCGCTCCCCCTCCCTCCCTACACTCGCGACGGGCATTGCTACAGCCCGCTACGCGACTGAGACGCGCAGAGGGAAGAGGGTCATGACGGCGAAGAAGGGTCGGGCGGAGAAGGCGGTACTGTCCCGGCAGGAAATCGCGACGCGGCGAAGGCAGCTTGCGGACAAGCGGATGAAGGCTGGCCCGGGCGGCAGTGTCGCCGGGCGGGCCATCACCGGTGTCTTCCTGCTGGCGGCCTCGCTGTTGTCCCTGCTGGCGGTGGCCACATTCGATGCGAAGGACAGGGTGGGGCCGGGCTTCCGCAACGCGGTGGGGCCCATGGGGCACCTCATCGCCGAGTCGCTGCGGGGCATGCTGGGCGTGTGTGCCTACCTGATTCCCGCGGGTGGCATCTACGCGGCCATGGTGCTCTTCGTAGGCAGCAGGGACCGCAAGCGGGCGCCGCAAATCATCAGCCTGGTGATGCTGACGGCCAGCGTGTCCGTGCTGGCGCAGCTCATGTTCGCCGGTGACAAGGGCTGGGCGCATCCTCCGGGTGGCGCGCTGGGCGCGGGGCTGGGCGGGGTGATGGAGGGGCTGTTCTCCACCGTCGGCACGGTCATCCTCGTGACGGCCATCAGCGCCGCCGCGCTCATCGTCGGCACGCAGTACACCTTCCTCAAGCTGTGCTCGCTGGCCTGGGCCGGCATGTGCGTGCTGGGCAACCGGATGCGCGAGTCCTTCCTCGTCTTCTGGGAGGCACAGAAGGTCGCCTACAAGGAGCGCCAGGAGCGCGCCGCGCAGGAGAAGGAGGAGGAGGCCGCCTTCCTCGCGCAGCTCGAGTCGGATGAAGAGGAGCTCGCCGAGGCCGAGCGGCTGGCCGCCGAGGCCGAGGCCGCCGAGGCGGAGGCCATGGCCGAGGAGGCCGTGCGCCTGGCCAGGCAGAGCGAGAAGGAGCAGGCCGCCTCCGCGAAGCTGGCCCTCAAGGAGTCCCGCGACCGCGAGAAGCTGGAGAAGCAGCTGGCGGCGAGGAACCCCGTGCGCGGCGAGGAGGACGAGTCGCTCCCGCCGGTGTCCGTCACCGCCGTCACCGAGAAGCCGCCCACGCGCGCCGAGAAGCGCCCGGCGCCCGGCGCCGACCCCGCCTGGGCCGCGTCGTTCCTCGCGCCCGAGCCCCGTGCCCTGCCCGCCCTCGCGGAGAACGCCGAGCCCCCGCGCCGTGGCCGCAAGACGCCCAACATCGTCACCGGCCCGCAGGCTTCCACGCCGCCCGTGTCCGCACAGGCGTTGGCCGCCGCGCAGGCCCAGGACGCCGAGCCCGTCGCTCCGGCGGTGGTGCCCCCCATTGCCGCGGCCCCGGTGCAGCCCGCCGCGGCTCCCGCGGCCCCGGCCGCCATCGTCCCGGCGCCTCCGTCCGCGCTGGCGGCGCGCATGCCGCTCATCGTGGAGCCCAAGGCCCCGCCCAAGCCCACCGCGAAGAGGAGCCAGGACCAGTTCGAGTTCGTCGGAGACCGCAAGAGCTTCTCGCTGCCGCCGCTGGACGTGCTCGAGTGCGACAGGCAGGAGCGCACCGCGCTGGACAAGGACGCCTTCCTCATCACCGCGGAGAAGCTGCGCGCGAAGCTGGCGGACTTCGGCATCGTCGGCGAGGTGGTGGAAATCCGTCCCGGCCCCGTCGTCACCATGTACGAGTTCCTCCCGGGACCCGGCATCAAGGTGAGCAAGATTGCCGCGCTCGCGGACGACCTCGCCATGGCGATGGAGGCCATGCGCGTGCGCATCGTCGCCCCCATCCCCGGCAAGGGCGTGGTGGGCATCGAGGTGCCGAACAAGGACCGCGAGACGGTCTACCTCAAGGAGATTGCCGAGCAGGACGCGTTCAACAAGGGCGCCAGCAAGCTGACCATGTGCGTGGGCAAGGACATCGAGGGCATGCCGTACGTCCTCGACCTGGCCAAGGCGCCGCACCTGCTCATCGCCGGTACCACGGGCTCCGGTAAGTCGGTGGCCGTGAACTCCATGATCATGAGCATCCTCCTCAAGGCCACGCCCGAGGAGGTCCGCTTCATCATGGTGGACCCGAAGATGCTGGAGCTGTCCGTCTACGAGGGCATCCCCCACCTGCTCCTGCCGGTGGTGACGGACCCGAAGAAGGCGGCGCTCGCGCTGCGCTGGGCCGTGGAGGAGATGGAGCGCCGCTACCAGCTCCTGTCCGAGGCCGGCGTGCGCAACATCGGCGGCTACAACAAGCTGGTGGAGAGCACCGCCACCGAGGTGAAGGACGCGGCCTCCGAGCCCGCCCCGAAGAAGAAGTCCAAGCCCAAGAACGTGCTCGTGCTGGACGCGCCCAACACTGGCAGCGAAGGCATGGGCGTGGCCGCGCCCCGCGACGACGACGAGGAGATGCGCGAGGCCGTGGTGTCCGAGGAGTCCGCCGAGGTGCCCGAGGTCGAGGCCGAGGCGGAGGACGGCGAGGACGCCGCCATGGAGGCCGCCGCGGAAAAGGCGGAGAAGAAGCAGCGCCAGAAGCTGCCGTACATCGTGGTCATCATCGACGAGTTGGCGGACCTGATGATGGTGGCCAGCCGCGAGGTGGAGACGTACGTGGCCCGCCTGGCGCAGATGGCGCGCGCGTCCGGCATCCACCTGATGGTGGCGACGCAGCGTCCGTCCACGGACGTCGTCACCGGCGTCATCAAGGCCAACTTCCCCACGCGCGTCAGCTTCATGCTGCGCTCGAAGCCGGACTCGATGACGATTCTGGGCACGGTGGGCGCCGAGGCCCTGCTGGGCATGGGCGACATGCTCATCATGCCGCCCACCAGCGCGCACCTGCAGCGTGTGCACGGCGCCTTCGTGTCGGAGAACGAAATCAAGCGCGCCGTGGACCACCTCAAGGCCCAGGGCAAGCCCGTCTACGACGAGTCCATCCTCAAGCCGCGCGACGAGGAAGGCGAAGGCGGCGGCGGCGAGGAGGACGAGCTGTCCGACGAGCTGTACGACCAGGCGCTCGCGACGGTCAGCGAGATGCGGGCCGTCTCCATCTCCATGCTCCAGCGCAAGATGCGCATCGGCTACAACCGCGCGGCGCGCATGATTGAGCGCATGGAGCGCGACGGCGTGGTGGGCGCGGCGGACGGCGCCAAGCCCCGCGAGGTGCTCATCCGCGGCGTGGGCGACATGCCCGGCGCCGGGGCCATGTAGCTCGAAGGGACTCCAGGGCCGTCGCGTTTCGGGAACGGGCGCGGCGGCCAGGACGGTTGTTCCTCACGGGGGCGTTCGGGGTTCAGGAACGTGTGACCATGATTGTCGCCATCTCCCGCTTCCGCCCCGCGCCCGAAGAGGCGGACGCACTGGTCGCCCGCTTCCAGGAGCGCACCCGGCGCGTGGATGCGTACGAGGGCTTCCTGGGCCTGGAAGTGCTGCGGTCCTTCGAGCGCTCGCCCGAGCTGCTGCTGGTGACGCGCTGGCGGGACAGGGAGGCGATGCGTGCCTACTTCCAGTCGGAGGACTTCCGGCGCGCGAAGGAGGCCAGCGCCGAGCAGGAGGGCGCCACCTTCGCCATCTACGAGGTGGTGGGCACTTGATGCGCGTTGCCGGTTCCCAAGCGGGCCCGTGTCGTCTATGGGCGGTATCCCATGGCTGAACGCATTGCCCTGTACGCCACCGCCGCCCGCGGCACCGAAGACCTCCTCGCGGATGAATTGAAGGAGCTCGGCGCGCGCCGCATCCGCCAGGACCGCGGCGGCGTGCGCTTCATGGC contains these protein-coding regions:
- the gatC gene encoding Asp-tRNA(Asn)/Glu-tRNA(Gln) amidotransferase subunit GatC, coding for MALTLEQVRHVATLARLALTPEEEQRFTTQLSAVLDAVAQLQSLDVEAVEPTSHATLAASLLREDVMKPSLPPEKSLANAPAKSGTSFAVPKIIE
- a CDS encoding zf-TFIIB domain-containing protein, translating into MADARTEKPSSTEEEYFAREEIEKKRKLAIQQAAETAAKQREELKQLHYMKCPKCGMDLHTLKQGNVEIDTCFNCHGVFLDAGELDQLINRHGHEGSGKVMGAILNLFKHK
- a CDS encoding DNA translocase FtsK translates to MTAKKGRAEKAVLSRQEIATRRRQLADKRMKAGPGGSVAGRAITGVFLLAASLLSLLAVATFDAKDRVGPGFRNAVGPMGHLIAESLRGMLGVCAYLIPAGGIYAAMVLFVGSRDRKRAPQIISLVMLTASVSVLAQLMFAGDKGWAHPPGGALGAGLGGVMEGLFSTVGTVILVTAISAAALIVGTQYTFLKLCSLAWAGMCVLGNRMRESFLVFWEAQKVAYKERQERAAQEKEEEAAFLAQLESDEEELAEAERLAAEAEAAEAEAMAEEAVRLARQSEKEQAASAKLALKESRDREKLEKQLAARNPVRGEEDESLPPVSVTAVTEKPPTRAEKRPAPGADPAWAASFLAPEPRALPALAENAEPPRRGRKTPNIVTGPQASTPPVSAQALAAAQAQDAEPVAPAVVPPIAAAPVQPAAAPAAPAAIVPAPPSALAARMPLIVEPKAPPKPTAKRSQDQFEFVGDRKSFSLPPLDVLECDRQERTALDKDAFLITAEKLRAKLADFGIVGEVVEIRPGPVVTMYEFLPGPGIKVSKIAALADDLAMAMEAMRVRIVAPIPGKGVVGIEVPNKDRETVYLKEIAEQDAFNKGASKLTMCVGKDIEGMPYVLDLAKAPHLLIAGTTGSGKSVAVNSMIMSILLKATPEEVRFIMVDPKMLELSVYEGIPHLLLPVVTDPKKAALALRWAVEEMERRYQLLSEAGVRNIGGYNKLVESTATEVKDAASEPAPKKKSKPKNVLVLDAPNTGSEGMGVAAPRDDDEEMREAVVSEESAEVPEVEAEAEDGEDAAMEAAAEKAEKKQRQKLPYIVVIIDELADLMMVASREVETYVARLAQMARASGIHLMVATQRPSTDVVTGVIKANFPTRVSFMLRSKPDSMTILGTVGAEALLGMGDMLIMPPTSAHLQRVHGAFVSENEIKRAVDHLKAQGKPVYDESILKPRDEEGEGGGGEEDELSDELYDQALATVSEMRAVSISMLQRKMRIGYNRAARMIERMERDGVVGAADGAKPREVLIRGVGDMPGAGAM
- a CDS encoding antibiotic biosynthesis monooxygenase family protein; amino-acid sequence: MIVAISRFRPAPEEADALVARFQERTRRVDAYEGFLGLEVLRSFERSPELLLVTRWRDREAMRAYFQSEDFRRAKEASAEQEGATFAIYEVVGT